The sequence GACGCAAAACCGCGGTTGCGCGGGCTTTTATGAAAGTCGGTAGTGGAAAAGTGCTTGTCAACGATCGTCCTATTGAAAATTACTTCACAGTGGAAGAGCAGCGTAACGATGCGCTAAAGCCGCTTACGCTAACAGATAATGTCGGCAAGTTTGATATTCAGGTGAATGTCAAAGGTGGAGGAATTAGCGGGCAAGTGGGTGCAGTGCGTCTGGCAATTGCACGCGCACTGGTAGAATACGATGAGAACCTCAAGCCCATTCTGCGAAAAGAGAACTTGATGACACGCGACGCCAGAATGGTTGAACGCAAAAAGTATGGTCGCCGCAAAGCGCGCCGCCGCTTCCAGTTCTCAAAACGTTAAAGCCTTCGTGCTGTCTAAGCTTTGCAGTCAAATGTTTTAATCATGCATACCTTGTCTGAAGTATAGACTTCAAAAATCGAGCGGGAGTGTCCGAATGGATTCCCTCGATAGTGGCAAGGTAGAGGTTTAACTAAGCTAAATCGATAAACTATGCCTAGACTTCAAATCGAAGATTTGCTTAAAGCCGGGGCCCACTTCGGACACCTGACGCGCCGTTGGAATCCAAAGATGAAGCCATACATCTTCATGGAAAAAAACGGCATTCATATTCTAGATCTCAAAAAAACCGTGCAAATGGCGGAAGATGCACTCAATGCGATTGAAGCCATTGCAGGTACGGGCAAAGACATTCTCTTTGTCGGTACAAAAAACAAGCTAAGGCGATTATTGCTGAACAAGCAGAACGCTGCGGCATGCCGTATGTATCAGAGCGTTGGCTGGGTGGAATGCTGACAAACTTTGCAACCATTCGCCAAAGCATTCGTCGCCTTAACGCTATTGAGCGAATGGAAAGTGATGGCACATTTGATATTATCACCAAGAAAGAGCGTTTGATGCTGACGCGTGAAAAAGAAAAACTGCTCAAGGTCTTGGGTGGCATTTCCGAGATGACACGCCTTCCCGCCGCTCTCTATGTCGTCGATGTCAAAAAGGAACACATTGCCGTCAAGGAAGCAAATCTGCTCAGCATCCCCGTGTTTGCAATGGTCGATACCAATTGCGACCCTGAGCCAATTACGCATGTGATTCCAGCAAACGATGATTCAATTCGGTCCATTGAGCTGATTACAACCGCTGTCGCTGATGCGATTATCAATGCGACGACGGCACAAAAAGAAGAAGATGCCGAAGAAGTGGCTGAAGAAAAAGAAAGTTAATCTCTAAAAGAACCGTGAAGCCCTCACGGTTCTTGCATATGTGATAACTCCAAAAAAATTATGGCAGAAATTTCAGCAAAGTTAGTCAAAGACCTGCGCGACAAGACAGGGGCAGGCATGTCCGATTGCAAGAAAGCGCTCGAAGCCACTAATGGTGATATGGAAGATGCAATCAAATGGCTACGAGAGCGTGGTGCAGCAGCAGCGGCAAAACGTGCTGATCGTGAAGCCAAAGAAGGTATTATTGCAGTTGCACAAACTGAAAACAAATCTGCTGCAGCCATTGTCGAAGTCAACTGCGAAACAGACTTTGTGGCACGCAGCGAAGGCTTTGTCGCATTTGCTAATGAAGTGGCACAGCTGGCACTCAAACATCGTGCAAAGACTCTCAGTGAACTGTTGGAACTGACGATGGGCGGTGACTTTAATGTAAGTGTTGCAAAAGCCGCTGAAATTATGGTCGGTAAAGTCGGCGAAAAAGTCGAGGTCAGTCGAATGGCACTCGTTGAGGCACCAGATGGCATCGTCGTTGCCTACACACACCCCGGTGCAAAGTTAGCTTCACTGGTCTATCTGACTGGCTTAAATGGCAAAGATGACCCAATTGCAAAAGATATTGCTATGCAAGTAGCAGCGGCGGCACCTGTGGCACTGGAGCGCAGTAGCGTGCCAAAAGAACTTATTGAAAAAGAAGCTGAAATCTACCGTCAACAAGCGCTTAATGAAAAAAACCGGTCGCCGTCGTAGAAAAAATTGTAGCCGGGCGAATCGAGAAAATGTATCAAGATGTAGCGCTGTTGGAACAGCCGTTTATCAAGGACAATAGCAAGACCGTTACCGAAATTCTCAAAGAAGCCTCTGAGCGACTGCATACAACGCTATCAGTAAAGCAGTTTGTACGCTTCCAACTCGGAGAAAGAGGATAGCAAAAAAGTCTCGCTGATGCGAGACTTTTTTATTTCATCGCAACCTTCTGGCAACAGAATAACTAACCCGAACTATGTCGGCATTGAAATACAAGCGAATTCTGCTCAAGCTCAGTGGCGAATCACTAATGGGCGATAAGGGCTACGGCATTGATGGAGAGGTGCTCGATAAATTTGCAACAGAGATTGTGGAAGTGCATGAATTAGGTGTCGAAGTAGCAATTGTCATTGGTGGCGGCAATATCTTTCGCGGGCTATCTAAAGCTGCTGAGCACATGGATAGAGTGCAAGCGGACCAAATGGGGATGCTGGCAACAGTGATAAATGCGCTTGCGTTGCAAGATGCGCTTGAGCGTAAAGGTGTCTTTACACGATTGCAAACGGCTATCAAGATGGAGCAAATTGCCGAACCTTTTATCCGTCGCCGTGCTATCCGACATTTGGAAAAGCGGCGCGTCGTGATCTTCGGTGCAGGCACAGGCAATCCCTACTTTACAACAGATACTGCAGCTGCACTGCGAGCTATTGAAATTGAAGCCGACGTGATTATCAAAGGCACGCGCGTCAATGGCATCTACGATGAAGACCCTGAAAAAAATCCTGCCGCGCAGTTCTTCCAGAAAATCACTTACCTTGATGTCTTGAAAAAAAATCTGCGCGTCATGGACCTCACGGCAATTACACTCTGCCAAGAAAATATGCTCCCTATTGTCGTGATGAATATGAATGTAGAAGGCAATCTCAAGCGCCTCTTAATTGGCGAAGAAGTGGGAAGCTTGGTGAACTAAGCAGCGCGCGTCAAACGACAAAAAAAATCACGACGCCGACGCCTGCAATCACAACACTGAAGCCTAAGAAACTTAGCCAAGTGAGTTTTGCAGCCCAGTGTTCCCATTCCGTTTGCTGGCGATACTTAAGGCTCCCGAAAACAGCACCCGTCGCACCAACAAGGAAAAGCGCAAGTGATAGAAACTTCATATCTTGAACAGTTCAAAATGGTATAATGTTGGCTTGCAACATAATGAAAGTTCTTAAAAACGCTAAGCCGCGCTGCACGCTTATCTCTGCTTATTGGTTTGCTTTGCTCATACAGCTGGGCATTGTAATCTATCAGCCTGTGTTGTATGCGCAACTTCCAGACAGCCGTTTTTCAGGACAGAGCCGACTGATGGTGCCAGATACCCTGCTGCTGTTTGAGAGTATGCGCCCGGCATCTGCCCCTGTAGGGATATCGCAACAACTTGCCCCACCAAACTATACCCTCAGCGCAGGTGATGGTGTCTTCATTGGTATCACCTCACAAACTTACACATCATATCAGTTGACCGTTACACCTGAAGGTAAACTCATTATTCCGCGGGTGGGTGAAGTGCTCGCGCTACATTTAACCTTGCCTGAACTCAGAGAGCGATTAGCAACGATGCTAAGTAAAACGTATCGCCGCGCTGAAGTGAGTGTCGCACTGCTAAGTTTGCGCTCATTCGAAGTTGAAGTGTTAGGCGAGACACTCTATCCAACAAAGGTAAAAGTCAGTGCCGCCGAACGGGTCTCTGATGCCATCGCAAAAAGCAATGTGGTGCTGAAAACAGCTTCACTGCGACAAATCAAACTCAAACGTGCTTATCCCGATACAACCCTAAGCCTAGACCTCTTGACCTACTACAGACTTCTTGATGCACGCGAGAATCTCTATCTCAAAGAAGGTGATGTAATTTTCCTGACGCGTCGAACCGATTCAGTAACCATTTCGGGAGAGGTGAAA is a genomic window of [Chlorobium] sp. 445 containing:
- a CDS encoding UMP kinase; translated protein: MSALKYKRILLKLSGESLMGDKGYGIDGEVLDKFATEIVEVHELGVEVAIVIGGGNIFRGLSKAAEHMDRVQADQMGMLATVINALALQDALERKGVFTRLQTAIKMEQIAEPFIRRRAIRHLEKRRVVIFGAGTGNPYFTTDTAAALRAIEIEADVIIKGTRVNGIYDEDPEKNPAAQFFQKITYLDVLKKNLRVMDLTAITLCQENMLPIVVMNMNVEGNLKRLLIGEEVGSLVN
- a CDS encoding 30S ribosomal protein S9, with translation MSELISTVGRRKTAVARAFMKVGSGKVLVNDRPIENYFTVEEQRNDALKPLTLTDNVGKFDIQVNVKGGGISGQVGAVRLAIARALVEYDENLKPILRKENLMTRDARMVERKKYGRRKARRRFQFSKR